The Kitasatospora setae KM-6054 genome contains a region encoding:
- a CDS encoding MFS transporter — translation MTTTTAEPASASRRALARMGQALQGRDFRIWFYGQLTSASGALAQGVAMSWLILELTHDAVWLTILTACSWGPTLILGPWAGALVDRWDRRRLLLITQGLMMAIGLTLALLVSLGGIHLWILLALATCAGLIATVDSPARQVFVVDLVGAGAVASAVGLWEVALNASRVIGPSIAGALLATNGPAFCFAFNALAYTAPMIALIKLRPPSGGPRPETAAPVPPAAASPAPVDAPAAASPVPPAAASPAPVDAPKAGARAGLSYAWHSPLIRGLLPMSAASGLIFAMGLTLPPLVSYSLHYGGGGYGLLMAAFGIGGLPGALFAAAAPEPTPRRVRTLALATSAAILLTALSPTIHVAVLGMAAVGFTSIRFIATANTLAQLRSAPEMRGRVMSLWGSAMTGTLPFTGLAVTFVSQHVDARIGFAISGAALLLATLTAWRALRPAI, via the coding sequence ATGACCACCACCACCGCGGAGCCCGCCTCCGCCTCCCGTCGCGCCCTGGCCCGGATGGGGCAGGCCCTGCAGGGGCGGGACTTCCGCATCTGGTTCTACGGCCAGCTCACGTCCGCGTCCGGCGCCCTCGCGCAGGGCGTCGCGATGTCCTGGCTGATCCTCGAACTCACCCACGACGCCGTCTGGCTGACCATCCTGACGGCCTGCTCCTGGGGCCCCACCCTGATCCTCGGCCCGTGGGCCGGCGCCCTGGTCGACCGCTGGGACCGGCGCCGCCTGCTGCTGATCACCCAGGGCCTGATGATGGCCATCGGCCTGACACTGGCCCTGCTCGTCTCCCTCGGCGGCATCCACCTCTGGATCCTGCTGGCCCTCGCCACCTGCGCCGGACTGATCGCCACCGTCGACTCGCCCGCCCGCCAGGTCTTCGTGGTCGACCTGGTCGGCGCCGGGGCGGTGGCCAGCGCCGTCGGCCTCTGGGAGGTCGCCCTCAACGCCTCCCGGGTGATCGGCCCCAGCATCGCCGGCGCCCTGCTCGCCACCAACGGCCCCGCGTTCTGCTTCGCCTTCAACGCGCTCGCCTACACCGCGCCGATGATCGCCCTGATCAAGCTCCGCCCGCCCAGCGGCGGCCCCCGCCCCGAGACGGCCGCCCCGGTCCCCCCGGCCGCCGCCTCCCCGGCCCCCGTCGACGCCCCGGCCGCCGCCTCCCCGGTCCCCCCGGCCGCCGCCTCCCCGGCCCCCGTCGACGCCCCGAAGGCCGGCGCCCGGGCCGGGCTGTCGTACGCCTGGCACTCCCCGCTCATCCGCGGCCTGCTGCCGATGTCCGCCGCCAGCGGCCTGATCTTCGCGATGGGCCTCACCCTCCCGCCGCTGGTCAGCTACTCCCTGCACTACGGCGGCGGCGGGTACGGCCTGCTGATGGCCGCCTTCGGCATCGGCGGCCTGCCCGGCGCCCTGTTCGCCGCCGCCGCGCCCGAGCCCACCCCGCGCCGGGTGCGCACCCTGGCGCTGGCCACCTCGGCCGCGATCCTGCTCACCGCGCTCTCCCCGACCATCCACGTCGCGGTGCTCGGCATGGCCGCCGTCGGCTTCACCTCGATCCGGTTCATCGCCACGGCCAACACCCTCGCCCAGCTCCGCTCCGCCCCCGAGATGCGCGGCCGGGTGATGTCCCTCTGGGGCAGCGCGATGACCGGCACCCTCCCCTTCACCGGCCTCGCCGTCACCTTCGTCTCTCAGCACGTGGACGCCCGCATCGGCTTCGCCATCTCCGGCGCCGCCCTCCTGCTGGCCACCCTGACCGCGTGGCGGGCCCTGCGCCCGGCGATCTGA
- a CDS encoding YciI family protein encodes MLQMHFSAHDTDVPPIPTWPADAVAAHVAHMRRSVAELTATGELVEARGLAFPETARIVRATAGEPTVTGGPFPDGKEFLFGWWMVDSADEARVVEIAALLSAAPGHDGRPMNMPIEVRELMSEPPAAD; translated from the coding sequence ATGCTGCAGATGCACTTCAGCGCGCACGACACCGACGTCCCGCCGATCCCCACCTGGCCCGCCGACGCCGTCGCCGCACACGTCGCCCACATGCGCCGGTCGGTGGCCGAACTGACCGCCACCGGCGAACTGGTCGAGGCCCGCGGTCTGGCCTTCCCCGAGACCGCCCGGATCGTCCGGGCCACCGCCGGCGAGCCCACCGTCACCGGCGGGCCGTTCCCCGACGGCAAGGAGTTCCTGTTCGGCTGGTGGATGGTCGACAGCGCGGACGAGGCCCGGGTGGTCGAGATCGCCGCCCTGCTCTCGGCCGCGCCGGGTCATGACGGGAGGCCGATGAACATGCCGATCGAGGTGCGGGAGCTGATGTCGGAGCCCCCGGCGGCAGATTGA